In Kordiimonas pumila, a single genomic region encodes these proteins:
- a CDS encoding IS3 family transposase (programmed frameshift) — translation MSSHRVLFTKEFKEEAVRLALTSDRQRQDIASDLGIGKSTLCRWVSQHRHSVQPDAVSDDKDKELALLRREVQLLKAERDLLKKATALFAPGKSVRFSLIDAKRACLPVERACLLLNVSMSGYYAWKKRSVSKRQRDDMVLLVHIRSYFRQSNDTYGSPRMAAELQACGFSVGRRRVARLMKETGLQARQKRRFKCTTDSHHDNPVFPNLLEQDFTASAPDRKWGVDISYIWTMEGWLYLAVVIDLYARRVVGWATSNRLKKELALEALDKAFILRQPPPGLIHHSDRGSQYCSYEYRKRLKKYRMTGSMSAKGNCYDNAVVETFFKTIKTELVWRTSFATRKEATNMIAHYIGDFYNPRRRHSTLGYLSPIQFEKRAA, via the exons ATGTCTTCACATCGAGTATTGTTTACAAAAGAATTTAAGGAAGAAGCAGTTCGTCTTGCGTTAACGAGTGATCGTCAGCGACAGGATATTGCCTCAGATTTGGGCATAGGTAAATCCACTCTTTGCCGCTGGGTTAGCCAGCATCGTCATTCAGTCCAGCCGGATGCTGTTTCAGATGACAAGGATAAGGAGCTTGCCCTTCTGCGACGGGAAGTTCAACTTCTGAAGGCAGAACGCGATTTATTAAAAAAGGCTACAGCTCTTTTCGCCC CGGGAAAGTCGGTGAGGTTTTCCCTTATTGATGCGAAGAGGGCCTGTCTGCCTGTTGAGCGTGCCTGTTTGTTGCTGAATGTCAGTATGAGTGGTTATTATGCCTGGAAGAAGAGGTCTGTCAGCAAGCGACAGCGCGATGATATGGTGTTGCTTGTCCATATACGCAGCTATTTTCGCCAGTCAAACGATACGTATGGCAGTCCCCGTATGGCAGCAGAGTTGCAAGCATGTGGGTTTTCTGTTGGCCGTCGGCGTGTTGCCCGTCTGATGAAAGAGACTGGCCTGCAAGCCAGACAAAAAAGGCGGTTCAAATGCACAACAGATAGCCATCATGATAATCCCGTGTTTCCTAACTTGCTGGAGCAAGATTTTACAGCTTCTGCGCCAGACAGGAAATGGGGTGTTGATATCAGTTATATCTGGACAATGGAAGGTTGGCTCTATCTGGCAGTTGTCATTGACCTTTATGCCCGTCGTGTTGTTGGCTGGGCCACAAGCAACAGGCTAAAAAAGGAGCTGGCCCTTGAAGCTCTGGACAAGGCTTTCATCCTCAGACAACCGCCTCCCGGCCTGATCCATCACAGCGACAGGGGCAGTCAATATTGCTCATACGAGTATCGCAAGCGTCTGAAAAAATACCGTATGACCGGCTCTATGTCAGCCAAGGGAAATTGCTATGATAATGCCGTGGTGGAGACATTCTTTAAAACCATTAAAACTGAACTTGTCTGGCGCACAAGTTTTGCAACACGAAAGGAAGCTACAAATATGATTGCACACTATATCGGTGATTTCTATAATCCCAGACGCCGTCATTCGACATTGGGATACTTAAGCCCCATTCAGTTCGAAAAAAGGGCCGCTTAA